In Listeria monocytogenes, the following proteins share a genomic window:
- the rpsK gene encoding 30S ribosomal protein S11, which yields MARKTNTRKRRVKKNIESGIAHIRSTFNNTIVMITDTHGNALAWSSAGSLGFKGSRKSTPFAAQMAAESAAKSAQEHGLKTLEVTVKGPGSGREAAIRALQAAGLEVTAIKDVTPVPHNGCRPPKRRRV from the coding sequence ATGGCTCGTAAAACAAATACTCGTAAACGCCGTGTGAAAAAGAATATCGAATCCGGTATTGCACACATTCGTTCTACATTTAATAATACGATCGTAATGATTACTGACACACATGGTAATGCTTTAGCTTGGTCAAGTGCAGGTTCCCTAGGATTTAAAGGTTCTCGTAAATCTACTCCTTTCGCAGCGCAAATGGCAGCTGAAAGTGCAGCAAAATCAGCACAAGAACATGGTTTAAAAACATTAGAAGTAACTGTTAAAGGTCCTGGTTCAGGTCGTGAAGCGGCTATCCGTGCACTACAAGCAGCTGGTCTTGAAGTAACAGCTATTAAAGATGTAACTCCAGTTCCACATAACGGATGTCGTCCTCCAAAACGTCGTCGCGTATAA
- the rpsM gene encoding 30S ribosomal protein S13 yields MARIAGVDVPREKRIVISLTYIYGIGKQTAKEVLAEAGVSEDTRTRDLTEEELGKIREILDRIKVEGDLRREVNLNIKRLIEIGSYRGMRHRRGLPVRGQNTKNNARTRKGPSKTVAGKKK; encoded by the coding sequence ATGGCACGTATTGCAGGTGTGGACGTTCCACGTGAAAAACGTATTGTTATTTCCCTGACTTACATTTATGGTATCGGTAAACAAACAGCTAAAGAAGTTCTTGCTGAAGCTGGCGTTTCTGAAGATACTCGTACTCGTGATTTAACTGAAGAAGAGCTTGGTAAAATCCGTGAAATCTTAGACCGTATTAAAGTTGAAGGTGACCTTCGTCGTGAAGTAAACTTAAACATTAAACGTCTAATCGAAATCGGTTCTTACCGTGGCATGCGTCACCGTCGTGGACTTCCAGTTCGCGGACAAAATACAAAAAATAATGCCCGTACTCGTAAAGGCCCGTCCAAAACAGTAGCAGGCAAAAAGAAATAA
- the rpmJ gene encoding 50S ribosomal protein L36 has product MKVRPSVKPMCEKCKVIRRKGKVMVICENPKHKQKQG; this is encoded by the coding sequence ATGAAAGTAAGACCATCAGTGAAACCTATGTGCGAAAAATGTAAAGTTATTCGTCGTAAAGGTAAAGTAATGGTAATTTGTGAAAATCCAAAACATAAACAAAAACAAGGATAA
- the infA gene encoding translation initiation factor IF-1, translating to MAKEDVIEVEGVVQETLPNAMFNVELENGHKVLATVSGKIRMHYIRILPGDKVTVELSPYDLTRGRITYRFK from the coding sequence ATGGCAAAGGAAGATGTTATTGAAGTAGAAGGCGTAGTACAAGAAACTCTACCAAACGCGATGTTCAATGTTGAACTCGAAAATGGTCATAAAGTACTGGCAACTGTTTCTGGTAAAATCCGCATGCATTACATTCGTATTTTACCTGGAGATAAAGTGACAGTAGAGCTTTCTCCATACGACCTGACACGCGGAAGAATTACTTATCGTTTTAAATAA
- a CDS encoding adenylate kinase yields the protein MKLVLMGLPGAGKGTQAEQIVEKYNIPHISTGDMFRAAMKNNTELGRKAKSFMDNGDLVPDEVTNGIVRERLSEDDAKDGFLLDGFPRTVEQAQELENILSDLGTELDAVINIDVEKDVLMKRLTGRWICRTCGKTYHEIYNPPKVAGKCDLDGGELYQRDDDKKETVEKRLNVNMKQTKPLLDFYSEKGKLHNINGEQDIKDVFVDVEKILTSF from the coding sequence TTGAAATTAGTATTAATGGGACTGCCCGGCGCCGGAAAAGGCACACAAGCGGAACAGATTGTTGAGAAATACAACATTCCTCATATTTCCACTGGAGATATGTTCCGAGCAGCTATGAAAAATAATACAGAATTAGGACGCAAGGCTAAATCCTTTATGGATAACGGCGATCTTGTTCCTGACGAAGTAACAAATGGTATCGTTCGTGAACGTTTAAGCGAAGATGATGCGAAGGATGGTTTCTTGCTTGATGGTTTTCCGCGTACTGTGGAACAAGCACAAGAATTAGAAAACATTCTAAGTGATTTAGGGACAGAACTTGATGCTGTCATTAACATTGATGTTGAAAAAGATGTTTTAATGAAACGTCTTACCGGTCGCTGGATTTGTCGGACTTGCGGTAAAACTTACCACGAAATTTACAACCCACCGAAAGTAGCTGGGAAATGTGATTTAGATGGTGGAGAACTTTACCAACGCGATGACGACAAGAAAGAAACGGTAGAAAAACGACTAAATGTAAACATGAAACAGACCAAGCCGCTTCTAGATTTTTATTCTGAAAAGGGTAAACTTCATAACATAAACGGCGAGCAAGACATTAAAGACGTTTTTGTAGATGTGGAAAAAATTCTTACTTCTTTTTGA
- the secY gene encoding preprotein translocase subunit SecY — MFQTLVNFFKVADIRKKILFTLAMLVIFRIGTFVPVPGVNAAALQSSMDGGILGFLNTFNGGALKNFSIFAMGVMPYITSSIIVQLLQMDVVPKLTEWSKQGEMGRKKLNQLTRYMTIGLGLIEAFGMAYGFNRMSSAGLVIEPSIGRYAIIAIVLTTGTMFLMWLGEQITVKGVGNGVSIIIFAGIVARIPDGVRQLYVSQIENAGDQLFLHVLTLVGVGVAILAIVVAVIFFQQALRKIPIQYSKRVAGAKQSGAQATHLPLKLNSAGVIPVIFASAFIITPQTILTFFDQSNDVVKVLKDVFDYTKPIGMILYVALIVAFTYFYAFIQVNPEKVADNLKKQGGYIPSKRPGRETQAYLTSVLYRLTFVGAIFLSAVAILPTIGTTVFSLPQSLAVGGTSLLIVIGVALDTTKQLEGQLVKRNYRGFIK; from the coding sequence ATGTTTCAAACGTTAGTTAACTTCTTCAAAGTAGCAGACATCCGTAAAAAAATACTATTCACATTAGCAATGCTAGTTATTTTCCGTATTGGTACATTCGTGCCAGTACCGGGAGTTAACGCAGCAGCTTTACAATCTAGTATGGATGGCGGTATTTTGGGGTTCTTAAATACATTTAATGGTGGGGCTTTAAAAAACTTCTCAATTTTTGCCATGGGTGTAATGCCTTACATTACATCTTCCATTATTGTTCAGTTACTTCAAATGGACGTTGTTCCTAAATTGACTGAGTGGTCTAAGCAAGGGGAAATGGGTCGTAAAAAACTCAATCAACTTACTAGATACATGACAATCGGACTTGGTTTGATTGAAGCTTTCGGTATGGCATACGGATTTAACCGCATGTCTTCAGCTGGCTTAGTAATTGAACCTTCCATTGGTAGATATGCAATTATCGCTATTGTATTGACTACTGGTACAATGTTCTTAATGTGGCTAGGTGAGCAGATCACTGTTAAAGGCGTTGGTAATGGTGTTTCCATCATTATCTTTGCAGGTATCGTTGCTCGTATTCCTGATGGAGTACGTCAATTATATGTATCGCAAATTGAAAACGCTGGTGATCAACTTTTCCTACATGTTCTGACATTAGTTGGTGTAGGGGTTGCGATTTTAGCTATTGTTGTAGCTGTAATCTTCTTCCAACAAGCACTACGTAAAATTCCAATTCAATACTCTAAACGTGTAGCAGGAGCAAAACAATCGGGCGCGCAAGCAACGCACTTGCCGTTAAAACTTAACTCTGCCGGAGTTATCCCAGTTATCTTTGCAAGTGCATTTATTATTACACCACAAACTATCCTTACTTTCTTTGATCAAAGTAACGATGTTGTAAAAGTATTGAAAGACGTGTTTGATTACACAAAACCAATTGGTATGATTTTATATGTTGCACTAATTGTTGCTTTCACTTATTTCTATGCTTTCATTCAAGTGAACCCTGAGAAAGTTGCAGACAACTTGAAAAAGCAAGGTGGGTATATTCCTAGTAAACGTCCTGGTCGGGAAACACAAGCTTATCTTACATCGGTACTTTACCGTCTAACATTTGTTGGTGCAATTTTCCTTTCAGCGGTTGCTATACTTCCAACTATCGGTACTACTGTGTTTAGTTTACCGCAGTCACTTGCCGTTGGTGGTACAAGCCTACTAATTGTTATCGGGGTAGCATTAGATACTACGAAACAACTCGAAGGACAACTTGTAAAAAGGAACTATCGGGGATTTATCAAATAA
- the rplO gene encoding 50S ribosomal protein L15, which yields MKLHELKPSEGSRKERNRVGRGTGSGNGKTSGRGHKGQKARSGGGVRLGFEGGQLPLFRRIPKRGFTNINRKEFAIVNLDVLNRFEDGTEVTPELLVETGIIRNEKSGIKILSNGNIEKKLTVKANKFSAAAKEAIEAAGGKTEVI from the coding sequence ATGAAACTACATGAACTTAAGCCTTCAGAAGGTTCTCGTAAAGAACGTAATCGTGTTGGTCGTGGAACAGGCTCTGGTAACGGCAAAACTTCAGGACGCGGTCATAAAGGACAAAAAGCTCGTTCTGGTGGTGGCGTACGTTTAGGTTTTGAAGGTGGACAACTTCCACTTTTCCGTCGTATTCCAAAACGTGGATTCACAAATATCAACCGTAAAGAATTTGCTATCGTGAACTTAGATGTTTTAAACCGCTTTGAAGATGGTACAGAAGTAACACCAGAACTTTTAGTTGAAACTGGAATTATTCGTAACGAAAAATCCGGAATCAAGATTTTATCTAATGGAAATATCGAGAAAAAACTTACTGTGAAAGCGAACAAATTCTCTGCAGCTGCCAAAGAAGCAATCGAAGCAGCTGGCGGAAAAACTGAGGTGATCTAA
- the rpmD gene encoding 50S ribosomal protein L30 — protein MAKLEITLKRSLIGRPQPQRKTVQALGLGKTNSVVVKEDNPAIRGMITKVSHLVDVKEV, from the coding sequence ATGGCGAAGTTAGAAATTACTCTAAAACGTAGCTTAATCGGACGCCCTCAACCACAACGCAAAACTGTTCAAGCATTAGGTCTTGGTAAAACAAATTCTGTAGTGGTTAAAGAAGATAATCCTGCAATTCGTGGGATGATCACTAAAGTAAGTCATTTAGTGGACGTCAAAGAAGTTTAA
- the rpsE gene encoding 30S ribosomal protein S5: MPEQIDGNKLDLEERVVTINRVAKVVKGGRRFRFTALVVVGDKNGHVGFGTGKAQEVPDAIRKAVEDAKKNMVLVPTVDTTIPHTVVGHFGGGEILLKPASAGSGVTAGGPVRAVLELAGVADVSSKSLGSNTPINMVRATIDGIKQLKNAEDVAKLRGKTVEELLG; the protein is encoded by the coding sequence ATGCCTGAGCAAATTGATGGAAACAAATTAGATTTAGAAGAACGCGTTGTTACAATCAACCGTGTTGCTAAAGTAGTTAAAGGTGGACGTCGTTTCCGTTTCACAGCACTTGTTGTTGTTGGAGACAAAAATGGTCATGTTGGTTTCGGTACTGGTAAAGCACAAGAAGTTCCAGATGCTATCCGTAAAGCTGTTGAGGATGCTAAAAAGAACATGGTGCTTGTACCAACTGTAGACACAACTATTCCACACACTGTAGTCGGACATTTTGGTGGCGGAGAAATTCTTCTTAAACCAGCTAGTGCCGGTTCTGGTGTAACTGCTGGTGGTCCCGTTCGTGCGGTCCTAGAACTTGCCGGTGTTGCTGATGTATCTTCCAAATCGCTTGGATCTAATACACCAATTAACATGGTACGTGCTACAATCGACGGAATTAAACAACTGAAAAACGCTGAAGATGTTGCGAAACTTCGTGGCAAAACAGTAGAAGAATTGTTAGGATAA
- the rplR gene encoding 50S ribosomal protein L18, with the protein MITKIDKNKVRKKRHARVRSKISGTESRPRLNVFRSNKNIYAQIIDDVNGVTLASASNLDKDFGSAESKVDAASKVGELVAKRASEKGITSVTFDRGGYLYHGRVKALAEAARENGLEF; encoded by the coding sequence GTGATTACCAAAATCGACAAAAATAAAGTACGTAAAAAAAGACATGCTCGTGTTCGTTCTAAGATTTCTGGAACTGAAAGTCGTCCACGTTTAAACGTATTCCGTTCAAACAAAAACATTTATGCTCAAATTATTGATGATGTAAATGGTGTGACACTTGCAAGTGCGTCTAATTTAGATAAAGATTTCGGTTCTGCTGAATCCAAAGTTGATGCAGCAAGCAAAGTTGGCGAACTAGTTGCTAAACGTGCTTCCGAAAAAGGTATTACTTCTGTCACTTTTGACCGTGGAGGATACTTATATCATGGCCGCGTGAAAGCTCTTGCTGAAGCAGCTCGCGAAAATGGACTAGAATTTTAA
- the rplF gene encoding 50S ribosomal protein L6, which yields MSRIGKKTIVIPAGVTVTLNGSTATVKGPKGELVKEFNPEITIKIEGNEINVSRPTDNKNHRALHGTTRAILNNMVVGVSEGYEKKLELIGVGYRAQKQGDKLVLNVGYSHPVEFVAPKGVDIEVPANTQVIVKGYNKEHVGELAANIRAVRPPEPYKGKGIRYEGEHVRRKEGKTGK from the coding sequence ATGTCCCGTATAGGTAAAAAAACTATTGTGATTCCTGCAGGTGTAACAGTTACACTTAATGGATCAACAGCAACAGTTAAAGGTCCTAAAGGTGAACTTGTAAAAGAGTTCAACCCAGAAATTACTATTAAAATCGAAGGCAACGAAATTAACGTTTCTCGCCCGACTGATAATAAAAACCACCGTGCACTTCATGGTACAACTCGTGCTATTCTTAATAACATGGTTGTCGGAGTTTCCGAGGGTTATGAAAAGAAATTAGAACTTATCGGTGTTGGTTACCGTGCGCAAAAACAAGGCGACAAGCTTGTTCTTAACGTAGGGTACTCTCATCCAGTAGAGTTTGTTGCTCCTAAAGGCGTAGATATTGAAGTTCCTGCAAACACACAAGTGATTGTTAAAGGATACAACAAAGAACACGTTGGCGAGTTAGCTGCAAACATTCGTGCCGTACGTCCACCAGAGCCATATAAAGGTAAAGGTATTCGTTACGAAGGCGAACATGTACGCCGTAAAGAAGGTAAAACTGGTAAATAA